CCGATTtggatccccacccccccaccccatgtgtaCATCTGCAGATCTTTatgaagagattttaaaatactCGGATTTCAAAAACGTGCTGttggaaattatttatttttgtaaaaagggGGGAATTCGATTCGATTTGATAGCTGGAATTGGGAGAAAATCGCAAGCTTGTTCTCAGATTGCCGGGTTTGTGATGAGGGAAGGGGATATCCATATACAAACTTGCCATCAAAGGCTGAGATTGGAGTTCCtttcttattattattacaagTAATTCCCCTCTgcacttccacacacacacacaccccctaaaAGAGAGAAATTTACAGACAGTAACCGTTCAAATTCCCGTCTAATTTTTTTCACgaattatttctaaaaaaaaaaaaaaaaaaaaaacccctttcttGATTCAGACGATCAGGAATGTAGTACTGTATATATTCTAGGTAATTAAATAATTGGGGGTTAGAGGGTAAAATGAAATCTCTCAAATCAAAAGAGGGACTAGAAGCTTTCTAGCTATGATCAGAAACTTGTTCAGGATGAAGGGAGAGTGTTATCTCCATGTTACACCTTCCTTTCCTCGAAAGGAACTGAAATACGGGGCTGTGAAGAGCCGCTGACACGAGTGTTTTGGAGAAGGCTCGGAGTGTGTAGGTGCCCGGAGTGGGGAAGGACgacggggggtgtgtgtgtgtatgtgtgtgtgtgtgtgtttgtgttttctaGGAACCAACCCGGATTTTCCTGGAAGATGCCTTGCCAAGCCTGGAATGCAGGAATCTCTGCTCCTGATTGTCCAAACGCAATTCTTGTGCAATGGAAACATACAAACCAAGAATTGTGTCTGGACATCTGTGGCAGAGATTTCACCTTCATCGTTTTGGTTTAGGGAGTTGATTTGAGGccaaaaaaaatcccttcattCCCTGGACCCTGTGTGCAGCAAGGTAATAAATATTCCTAACTGGCAATCGCTAAAACCCCTCATCTCAGAGGGATCTTCAAAATTGTCTCTCTACACTCAGCGTTTGTAggtttaaatatgttttttttttaaataacaattcCCTACGTTTAGCTCcaacaaatatttcagttctaACGCGTCAGGTAGTTACTAGTAAAAGGCTGCCGATGTTGCTCAGAGAGATTTTGTTCTTTGAAACGAATAACACGTTTAACAGctggaaatattttgtgtgtCTATTTAATTCTAACCTAGCTCGCTGGGTTTAAATAATCGaagattttaataaaaaaattcagtttaaactTTCCACAGGTTTTCTCTTTATCTGCCTTAAAATCAAAactgctgaaggaaaaaaaagagaatttaaaaacgttttccaaatattttctgGCTGATTTTTTTTGATACAAGCCCGTTGTAGTTATTTTACTCAGCTGAAATTGTAGAGGGGGGGAATCTACATAAATAAAAACAGCGGTAAAAAGACGAAAGAATAAAGCGGTTTGAGAATAATCAGAATTCTGGGTAAAGTTGACTTTCCCAGGAAACCAGACGAAATAGATCTGATTCAAAGGGTGTCTAAAAAACGAACCCTCTGAGCATTCTTCTGGagaattgcttaaaaaaaaacccactagccCTTGTGATCTTTAATTTCCTCTTCGCTGCTGGTAGATCGTGGGGGAACCCCCTCAGATAACCACTAACGTGCTTGCAATAGTGTTTTGATCGGACCGAGGGAAAGCCGGCACTGTTCGGGAAGTCTCGAAAGTGGAGGGGAATCGAATGACACCAGCGTCCGGGCTGCCCTCGCTCCGGTTTTGTGCCGATGGgctgggaggagagacagctcCTCTGGGGAGTTTTGCTGCGTGATTCCAGCCCCCGGGGAAAagccctctccctctctcccagggGGGTCCATTCCCCACCTCCTGGAAGATCACCCTGCTGCTAGAAGGGGAGCCTAGCGCTGGCCCAGCTGGGGGGTTTCTCTCTGGTCTGCCATTCTCcggggcagggaaagcaggcagCCTGCATGCAGGAAAGGTGTCGAGTGCCGCTGTGGTCTGCGCTTTCGGGCGCTGTGTCCCGGTTCCCTTGGAGCCGATGGGTCCCGATCCTCCCTAGCAGAATCGCTGCCACCCCGCACCCTCTTTTTCGAAAGGCGGGGGAGAGGGTCAGTCCCCGGTGGGAAGCTTCTCCGCCACCATCGCAGGATCGGAGCCGGGGAGCCGggatttctctccccccacccccacccctccgagGTGCAGAAGCACGCGTGGAAAAACCAGCCAACCCCGCCCCCAAAGCGCGATCTCCATTTTAGGGGGTGCCTGTGTTGTCCCCCCCAGCTGAGCTGcgtgggaggaagagagaggttgAGAGAGGACAGGACAGGAGGCGCGGCTGGCAccgcctctggggcacctggggggtggggggaggaggaggaacccgaggtgggaagctgcagcaggggagagcgCCCCGAGAGATGCCAGCTCCGGGCCGAAGCAGGAGGCTCCTttgaacccccccccctccagcgcagtccccacccagcctccccccacccgcgCAGAGGGACCCTGCCCCCCGCGCCCAGTCACCTGGCCAGGagacatcccccctccccagccgaGGGGTTCCCAGGACCCCCCCCTTCCAGGCAGTCTCCCCGGCTGCGCGACCCCGGCCCCCTCCCTGCGGCTGCAGCAAGGAGCCTGACCGGCCAGCGGCCCTCGCCTTGCTGCAGGCtgagccgggggggtgggggtgtgtgtgtgttggggggggtggcCCAGctctgacccgcagcccccagttGCGATGGGGGTGGGAGACCGGAGGCCAGGAAGGCCCGGGGCTGTGCTCCAAGCCCAGCAGCCCTGCGGAGAAGAGCCGCCCCAGTAGGCTCATAACGCGAGCGGAGCGGAAAGCTCTGTCCCCTCCGGCCACAGAGCTGCGGCTGCAGCATCCCCGCCGCCCCCCGCAGGGGCATGGTCAAAGCCGAGCTCGGCCCGGCCCTGCAGCCGCCCCGATCCGCCCTTGGCTACCTGCGCCAGGGAGACAGACCAGCCCCTAAGCAGCAGccaccagctggggctgggagcccgcGCTGCAGGGCCcggggaaaaagggggggggggcgattgGCGGCTGCTGCTAaaagcagggagagggcggggaTAGGAATAGAGCCAGCGGGGGCTAAGGAcaagcctgcagcctggggaacagCAGTGAATTCCTGGGCCCCTGGCCCAGGCTCTCTCCCTGCCAAGCCAagcggggagaggggaaggaggaactGGGGCGTAGAACCGCGAGTCTGAAATCATCCATCCCATTACACCCAGGCAGCAGCCCACAGCAAACCTCCCCGGTGTGATTTAAGGAGCAAGGCAGCTGCCTCCTAAAGCTTATGACTCTGCTGGGGCAACCAAGGAACAACATATGGCAAGACAAGCAAAATTTCACCAAGAACCCAGGCAGGACAAAGCTTGAGGTAAAGAATTAAACAGGCCTGGGGCTCAGAAACTTCTGCTGTGACAGGCACTGGCCACAGCATCTCCCACTCCTTGCCCTGGTATTGCTAGCTTTTCTTGCCCTGATCGGCAGTTTTTACTGCATCTCAGGCTAATCCTTCTGGGTCTGTCTGCACTTTTACTATTAAGGCAAGTAAGATTTCCCAGGGAAGAAACTCCTCCTAGGATAAGCAACCAAAAGGAAGATCCCAAGAAAACGATTCTTAAGCACAAATACAGCTTAGGGCAGGAAAGGGCGCTGATGCAGGGCTACACCCATCTCCTTCCACCACCACCTAAATCTGTTTTTAAGTCTCTCATACACTTTACTGTTCTCAGCCAGTTCCTATGGATCTAGACTCCTTATGTTTTGTttgtccccttcctcccagtTCACTCAGTGAAATTAATGACAGGTAAATTCAGAACAAATGAAAGCCTTTGGCCTGTGTAATTCACAGCAGCAGCATGGCAGAGTCAATGGCTGCAGCTGGATTTGACAGAGGCTGATGACTAATTTTGTTACCCATAATGCTCAGCACTCTTCACCTTGAAAGCACTTCAGAAACATTAACAAGTTAATCATCATAATTCATAGTGGTTTTAGTTATGCATGCTAAGACCTGGTAAACATCTCTTGGCATAAACCCATCACTCGAGAGGTCaaacaggagagcgtctccccactcccttcccaccaTACAGAATGCAAATTTGTTAGGTGCAGCATAGAGAAGGATTCACGTATTGGCCACATACATTGCCCGTGTCAAGATACCGCACCTGGTAGAGCAATGGTCTGGGGCAGCATGACTGTTGCTGTGTTTCTATCTCAGCTACTAAACAGCAGCTCAGGAGAGGCCCAAGCTAGGAAGAGCAGGTAACAGTGTAGGTGACAAGTATTTGAAAAAGCTTGTGCAATACCTGGCTGTAATCAGTGCTACAGTCCTGATGGAGGTTCACTGGCAGAGAAACATGTGGGACCAGGACtagaagaggaggggtgggggtgtacTGGTAGGCAAAGGACCAAGGAAGATCGTTAGAGCCATGTAGATGGAGGATGCTTGCAAAACATATTCCAAACCTTGGTTCATGCTACTGGTATCAGCTCCTCAGTTTTATTTACATGAATCTCACCCTTTGCCCCTCCTGTACTTTGACTGTGGCCTGATTAGCAGCACAGAAGAGGAGTTTGGGCCAATCTGCATTTTCAGGGAAATTGCTGGAAGTCAAACAACCTCAGTATGTTAAACACAAACCTCCATTTCAGCCACAGCAATAACAGGACTTTCTCAGTTGGTAAACGACCATGGGAAGTCTCACCTTCCTTTCAGAAATCTGGGGGAAGGGTTTACAAGATGCATACTATTTGCTTTTGCAGCATTTTCATTATTGTTTTCAGTATGTTCCAGCCCCTCTACCCTTAGATTTCTGCAGCAGTTTTTGATGCGCAAAGCCAGGATGGCTGGTGCGTAcctgctctgcagcagttctGGCTCCACATCTCTGATGCTGAAAACCACATTCAATGCAGTTCTTACACTTCTGCTTCCCATCTCAGAAACAACGTGATTCACTGCACCAGATTTTATAGGCAGAGGGCCTGCTTCTCTACTGCCTTGCATATAGCGTAGTTATTTGCACTCGGGTGGGTGCTCCAGTCTCATCTGCCAGTGTTTTACCCTCCTTTGTACAGATTTGTAAACATTAGGAAGTCAGAATTgtgtttcacacccactttgcacagatgtaaacaGTGACAAgatgcaggtgaggggagagccAGGCCCTAataggtgtctacactgcaatcaaaaacCCACAGCTGCACCGGAGCAGCTGGGTTGGGTTGGTGaggctcaggctacagggctgGTTAATTGTAGACTGAGGCTGCAGctcgagctctgggaccctcccacctcactggTAACTGGAGCCTGAACATCgataccacaattaaacagccccttaacctggtccagctgtgggtttttaattgcagtgtagacacaccctcaggGTACATTACCATCCACTCTCCACCTCATGTGAAGACACAGCTAAAAAcctcttttccttctttcctgtATTTCACATTTCCACTTATCTGCTAACGTTGCAAGGCATTTTGGGATACAGTTCATATGAAAGGCACTCCACCAAATAAATGTCCCATTGAAAGAAACTCAGCTATTGCAGGCAAGGCAAAGTCTGCCCATCCTTGCCCTGAAGCGTAGCCACAATTCCCTCAGATCATCTTTCTccaggcacccccccccccccctaaaCTAATTTTCAGCACCTAGTCCAGGAGTCCTTCCCTCATGGACCCAGGAATAAAAAGTGACCAAGTGCAACAGCAGTTTTCCCCATCACCTATGTACCTGGGATTGCAGACAGGAGAGGTTAAAGTAGAACCAAAGGATGGAAGTGCCTGAAGTGCACGCCAGGCCAGTCACTGGCATGGGTTTTATTTGTACGCCTAATGACAGTGTAAATGATTTGCCATGGCTTGTAAGCGAGGCACAGACAGTTCAAAAGTCATGAGGGTTCTCCcccagtgtttttgttttatgtcCTTGTGTCTTCCAAGAGTCAACCACCATGCAACGTAGAGATGAAAACCACATTATCCTGGTCCTGGAGTTTATAATCCAGCTCGCCCTGCAGGTCAAGAAAGAATGAGAAATGGTTTAATAGGCATTTCCAAACAGAGGCTGCAAAAGAAGAATGTCTTATAATAGATGCCAGAGCACTAGGGACTACAGAGGGTTACTTCTAAGAAAGGCAAGGTGGAGTAGACAGGAGAGGGAGCTCTCATACATTCACTGTCATGGGGAAGTGCCACTCTCAGAACGGACTATTATATCTGCAGACTAGTTAGTGACTATTTATGGTGTGAGTGTGATGCTGGGCTGAGAGGGGAAGACATTAGCCTGTTTGCCTAGGCCACATCTGCACTAAAAAGTTAATCTGACCCAGCGACGatgctctggggtgtgaaaaatccacactcctgagcagcATACTTAAGCCAACCTAACGCACGGTCTAGACAGCACAaggtggacagaagaattcttccccgCTTTAGTGTAGACAATCCTAGTGCAGCAAAAACTGCAAGGGCCAGCTTAGCTTGTTCTACCTCAGCATGCTTCTTGGGCTCACCTGAGCCTGGTCTTCACCTCCCAAGCACTCACCTTGTTATAATCAATGGCTCTTACAATTGCCCAAGGCTGTGAAGCAATGTTGGTGCCCCGCTAAGCCAGTGGTTACCAGCTGTGGGCTTCACTCCTCTGGGAACTGAGTTGAAGGTCAGGGAGTGTGGGTGATCCTCTGGGGGACTGAATGGTGGTTGAGCCTCAGCAGGTTAGATAAAGGCTCCAGGCTTTAGAACAGCCACAGCCGGTCCAACACATGGAGGAACTCCTCCCTCCCATTGCCCACTACTAGATGCTTAGCTTGGGGCAAGAATCTAGAATAGCTTCCCAAGAACATCCACAAACCAGGCAGAGCAacataacaaagaaaataaaactgaagtacAGACCATTAGTTCCCAGTCTGCATCATTGATGAGCACCAAAATTCCTGGCCGCCTGCAGAACACAGAGAAGTTGTCAGGCAATAGGATTGCTAAAAGCTGCAAAGAGTTACCACCACTGGCTGTGAAAAAGCAGACCACAGGCAGTCTTGTCTGTGAAGCTGATGTGAAAAGGGAATCATAGCACAGAGGTGGAAACAGGGACAGGCAGCGCCCTTTCTAGATCAAATAAAGGGGAAACTAGATTGATCCCAGAGCTCATTTGAATCAAAAGACACCATTCATGAGAAGGCTCTGAGATGACTCCATTTCAATACCACATAGAAAAGCCAGGTAATTAAAGCCCATGCACTGCAATCGAGTGCAGAGAGGTCAATTCAGAGCTAAGGAAAGCAATTGTAGTGCCCCGCTAAAGGTTGTAAACACCCAGGATCAACTCAGAGCTCCTGATTAGAGGCAAAGGGATTCCCCTTCTTTGATCTTCAGTGTCCTGCAATTGTCTCTCCTGCTACCCGGGGACCTGGCACATGCTTCAGCTCACAGAGACCTGTGAGGAATGTTAAACACCCCAACCTCCATTCTGCAGCTGGGAATTGCCTGCACAGCACATTGTGCTCCATTTCTTCTGGCCTTTTCCAGTGAGATTggccccattttaaaaataaaataaatttcccaGCAGATCTATTTGTTGGTGCTTCTCAGAGTGACTGATCCAGGCCCAGTGATGTGAACAGAGATTGTGCTGTGCAACACAGACACACAGCCGGAACAGGGGGATGGTCTACTTGCTAAAACCTCAACCCTGCAATCTCCACACAATGCCAGTACTTGAGGTGACAGGGAAGGGAACGAGGCCATGAGTGCAGAGGGACTTCGTGCTGTGGGTCGTGAGGAGACAGACATTTTGTGGAATTGGGTTGGGTTTAGGTTCAGAAGGAGCTGGAGTCCTCATAGTCAGACCTGGCAAAGAGCACAATCTGGATAATTCTCTAGAATATTAACCCATCTCCCTCTACCACTTTGCACTTGCATAGTCCCTGTCATCCAAGGAAATCAATGCCCTTTAAAAAGAAAGCCTCCCATCCCTCCTTCAGGGTAGgatttatccctgttttacagatgggaataatgaggcacagagaagctaagtgatcTGCCTTTGGTCATACAGCAAGACAATAGCAAAATTGACCCTTTTTCCCCTATTCAAGTCTATGGGGTATCCTCTTCTGTGTCATTTCTTCTAGAATATGCCATATTTCAACTGATATAACTTTCTTCCCGCCACCAGCAGTAACATATATGCCCTCTGCACTGGGACTTGCAGACGGAAACATGAGCAAAGTCTTTAACATCTGTACTTACACGGTGTCCCCCTGAATAAATAGTTCTGGTCTCTCTTTTAATAGATTCTGTTTGATCCACTTTAGCAGGTTTCTGATGTCCCCTGAAAGGAGAGAGGATGACAGTttatagactagcttccttatcaGCACCAAATATCCACTGCTGTTTCACAGGAGTTCAAATACCAGGGTCCCAGCCCTCACTCCGCAGTTAGCAGAGATGCCATGCTCTTCCAGGGTCTTCAAGGGAATAACAGAAGGGATCCTCAAGAACCCACCCAGATCAGCATCCACCAGGAAGGGGCATCTCTTTTGTTAGGAGGCACACACCATGCACACTCACATCCCCATATACAGAGTTGGTTGGACGTGCAGACCTGACCACAGAAATTGCAAAAAGCCTCTCACAGTTAATGGAACAGGAATCAAACATTTAAATTGCAAACTTTAAATGTTTAGAATTAAAACAATACAAGCGTGAAGATGAGGAATTCAGTAGTCTCAATGAGGACGACACAAGAAGCTAAGTTTGAAGCTTCTAGTGTTGGCTGTCTGAAGCAAGTACTAAAATGGATTGAACACACATGGTGAAAGTGTCCCCCTTTccctctttttcccctccccacacaaaatgGCGGCATAACTCAAAAGTGGCTGAATTGATTTCACTCGAGTCTCCTAAAAACACTCACCTTTGGGCTGCGACAGGCATGGATACTTGCATGGCATGTAAGAATTTGTTTGAGAAATTGAAGAGGAAACTAACAAATGGGTTAGAATGTGACCCTCCCTggaacagagtagcagccgtgttagtctgtatctgcaaaaagaaaaggaggacttgtggcaccttagaggctaacaaatttatttgagcataagctttcatgagctacagctcacttcattggattttccactgcatgcatccaatgaagcgagctgtagctcacgaaagcttatgctcaaataaatttgttagtctctaaggtgccacaagtactccttttctttttccctggaACAGTCACTTTGATAGACACATGCAGGATACAAACAGACGACTATATTTGTAAACGTCTGCTCATTTTGGGCATCCCAATAAGAGACATCTACATCCCGGGGCTGGCTTTGTGTTTgttaagttttgaagtgcagaaCACCCACTTTGGCAAGGGAGCTCAGTGGGAGATGTGAGCATTTGCCACCTTTGAAAGCCAGGCCCAGGATGTCTGAAGGCAGGCTGGCACTTTGGAAGGTTTATACTTTTGAAAACATAACCCCCATAAGACATAGGCAAACATCCATGAATATATAGACACATGCATAAACAGAAATGTTAGAGGTAGGCGTAGTTCTACTCAAACCCTTTATAATCTCTTTTGGCATCCCACCTTCAGCTTGgaccctctgctcccccaccacaTCCCCACGCACATGCTTTGTTTGATAGCTTCTTTATTAAAGCTCAGCCTTTATCCTTCTATTTCAGTAGGTGACAGGAAGGATTTGTCTTCATGTAAAAGGAGGAGGAGACACTGCTAGCAGGTTTTTATAGTAACAATTTTACTTTGTGAGGCAAAAACAATTTCTTTAGCGATAGCATCAGTTAATTTCCTATTGGAGAGGGGAGAAGCGTCAGAGGGAGAGAATAATCCATTGCAGAGTTTGGAGAAGCTGACAAATTACAATGTGGCGTTCTCCTGCATTTGCCTCTATATTTCACTGTTCCACAATCCACTTCATCATTCTGAATCTACAATCAGTTATTCTCCCAGGGCTCCTTTAAAGAGCCTTTTGAAAGCCCCCAAAAAGCTTTATTTGTTTCAAAGGCACAAGGAAGTGTTCCCAGTGCCCAAATCCACCTATCAGATATTAGGGCTTGAACCCCCTCTAGCTGTATCAAAGGGAATAATGGGATGTATTTGCACATCTCTCTGTGGGTTATAAACAGTTCCTAGTCACTGTAAACATTTTCACAACCCTCTTTTACAGGCTGAGCTAAAATACTATTTTTGGTGCAGTTGTCACATGACTGATCCATGAAATAAATACCCTTGTAATGGGGTGACTCAG
This region of Natator depressus isolate rNatDep1 chromosome 16, rNatDep2.hap1, whole genome shotgun sequence genomic DNA includes:
- the URM1 gene encoding ubiquitin-related modifier 1 isoform X1, which codes for MAAPMSLLVEFGGGAELLFDGIKKHQVTLPCQPEPWDIRNLLKWIKQNLLKERPELFIQGDTVRPGILVLINDADWELMGELDYKLQDQDNVVFISTLHGG